Below is a genomic region from Hippea sp. KM1.
AAAATACACTATCTATAGCCTTTAAGATCAACGATTTGCCGCTTCCCGACTCACCCACTATGGCGGTTAAGCCCTCGGATGGCTCAATCGTGCATCTCTCTATGGTCAGAAAGTTCTCTATCTCTATGCTCTTTAGCATTTCAGGCTTCTGACCTTCCTCTCCTCCCAGTTGAGTTTTGTTCTTAAGACATCAAAGTAATTCTTGCCCTTCTGGGTTATTATCTTTATCTTTCTTTTGGATTTACCCACGACCATCCTGTGGTTCTTTGTTATCTTATAGCCAATCTGCCCATCCAGTGTGGCCATAACATCGTCTATCTCCTCATCCATCATCACCGTCAACTCAACATCAACAGGCAGAACAAGCGGCCTGTTTGAAAGTGTATGGGGGCAAATGGGCGTTATGATAATACAATCCATCGTCGGATAGACAATGGGGCCACCGGCAGCCAAATTGTAAGCCGTTGAGCCAGAGGGCGTCGATATGATTAGACCATCGGCATGATAGACAGCCACATGGTAAATGTTTGAGCCTATCCTTGCTTCAACCCTCAACGGCACTATCCTGGCCAAAGCCCCTTTGTTTACGACAGCATCGTTAAAGACGGTTTTCTTTGTTATCAAATCACCGCCATCGTATAGCTCCACATCCAACATCATCCTCTCTTCTATGTGATACTCGCCCTTAATGAACACATTATCCAAAACGGCATACATTTCAGATAAGGGCACCTCGGTCAAAAAGCCCATTCTGCCTAAATTGACACCTAAAATCGGTATATCCCTCTTGGATTCATTTACAGAGCGTGCAGCAGAGATAAATGTGCCATCTCCACCCAAAACCAGGATCATATCAACATAGGCGGCAAGCTTATGCCTTTCTATACCCTCCTTATTCAACACAGAGGCGGCCTCCTGCCCCAACAATACATTAACACCCAAACCATTCAGGTAATCGACAAGCTGCTTTATTATCTTGTCTATATTCTCAACCTTGGTCTTGGCTATAACACCAATCT
It encodes:
- a CDS encoding NAD(+)/NADH kinase, whose product is MLKKIGVIAKTKVENIDKIIKQLVDYLNGLGVNVLLGQEAASVLNKEGIERHKLAAYVDMILVLGGDGTFISAARSVNESKRDIPILGVNLGRMGFLTEVPLSEMYAVLDNVFIKGEYHIEERMMLDVELYDGGDLITKKTVFNDAVVNKGALARIVPLRVEARIGSNIYHVAVYHADGLIISTPSGSTAYNLAAGGPIVYPTMDCIIITPICPHTLSNRPLVLPVDVELTVMMDEEIDDVMATLDGQIGYKITKNHRMVVGKSKRKIKIITQKGKNYFDVLRTKLNWEERKVRSLKC